A region of Streptomyces sp. WMMC500 DNA encodes the following proteins:
- the aztD gene encoding zinc metallochaperone AztD, with protein MHTSIRNKILAGTALALAVSTVLTACGGEDSPAADAETDAAADAKPAAAVADPLVATFDGGLYILDSKTLEPAKTIELPGFNRVNPAGDEDHVVVSTDSGFRVLNATDQSFTGIEYKGAEPGHVVRHAGRTVLFTDGTGEVNVFDPADLAGGTKPEGRTYTSAEPHHGVAIELADGQLLSTLGTEEKRTGALVLDEKNKEIARSEECPGVHGEAAAKNEAVAVGCEDGVLLYRDGEFSKIDSPDAHGRIGTQVGSDTSPVLLGDYKTDPEAELERPTRISLIDTEKKKMRLVDLGTSYSFRSLARGPHDEALVLGTDGALHVIDPGTGEIEKKIPVVGAWQEPLDWQEARPTLFVRDHTAYVTEPGKKALHAVDLETGEKTSVTLPKSTNELSGVVAGH; from the coding sequence GTGCACACGTCGATACGCAACAAGATCCTCGCCGGTACGGCACTCGCCCTGGCGGTCTCCACGGTCCTGACGGCCTGCGGCGGGGAGGATTCCCCCGCCGCGGACGCCGAGACCGACGCCGCCGCGGACGCCAAGCCCGCCGCGGCGGTGGCGGACCCGCTGGTCGCCACCTTCGACGGCGGTCTGTACATCCTGGACAGCAAGACCCTCGAACCGGCGAAGACCATCGAGCTGCCCGGCTTCAACCGGGTCAACCCGGCGGGGGACGAGGACCACGTCGTCGTCTCCACCGACAGCGGCTTCCGGGTCCTGAACGCCACCGACCAGTCGTTCACCGGCATCGAGTACAAGGGCGCCGAGCCCGGCCACGTCGTCCGCCACGCCGGCAGGACCGTGCTGTTCACGGACGGCACCGGAGAGGTCAACGTCTTCGACCCCGCCGACCTGGCCGGTGGCACGAAGCCCGAGGGCCGCACGTACACATCCGCCGAGCCGCACCACGGCGTGGCCATCGAACTTGCCGACGGGCAACTCCTGAGCACTCTGGGCACCGAGGAGAAGCGCACGGGCGCGCTGGTGCTGGACGAGAAGAACAAGGAGATCGCGCGCAGCGAGGAGTGCCCCGGCGTCCACGGCGAGGCGGCGGCGAAGAACGAGGCCGTCGCCGTCGGCTGCGAGGACGGCGTCCTGCTCTACCGGGACGGCGAGTTCAGCAAGATCGACTCCCCCGACGCGCACGGCCGCATCGGCACCCAGGTCGGCAGCGACACCTCGCCGGTCCTCCTGGGCGACTACAAGACCGACCCCGAGGCCGAGTTGGAGCGTCCCACCCGCATCTCCCTCATCGACACCGAGAAGAAGAAGATGCGCCTGGTCGACCTGGGCACCAGCTACTCCTTCCGCTCCCTGGCCCGCGGTCCGCACGACGAGGCCCTGGTCCTCGGCACGGACGGCGCCCTCCACGTCATCGACCCGGGCACCGGCGAGATCGAGAAGAAGATCCCCGTCGTGGGCGCGTGGCAGGAGCCGCTGGACTGGCAGGAGGCGCGGCCCACCCTGTTCGTCCGCGACCACACCGCGTACGTCACCGAGCCCGGCAAGAAGGCCCTGCACGCCGTCGACCTGGAGACGGGCGAGAAGACCTCCGTCACCCTGCCGAAGAGCACCAACGAGCTGTCGGGCGTCGTCGCCGGACACTGA
- the aztC gene encoding zinc ABC transporter substrate-binding protein AztC has product MSRTGAKRRARIGAARLRNLVLGLLALVTAATATACGATGDDRPGIVVTTNILGDVTREIVGAEADVTVLMKPNADPHSFGLSAVQAAELEQADLVVYNGLGLEENVLRHVDAARESGVATFAAGEAADPLTFHTADDGGPEDEAGQPDPHFWTDPDRVRKVTDLIADQVIEHVDGVDARTIRANADRYAGELTDLTAWMEKSFDRIPEDKRALVTNHHVFGYLADRFGFRVIGAVIPSGTTLASPSSSDLRSLTEAMRSADVGTVFADSSQPRRLAEVLRTEMGGGVRVVELYSESLTAEGEGADTYLRMMRANTTAMADGLTGG; this is encoded by the coding sequence ATGAGCCGGACCGGCGCGAAGCGGCGCGCGAGGATCGGCGCCGCACGCCTGCGCAACCTCGTCCTGGGCCTGCTCGCCCTCGTCACGGCCGCCACCGCCACCGCCTGCGGCGCCACCGGCGACGACCGGCCCGGCATCGTCGTCACGACCAACATCCTCGGCGACGTCACCCGGGAGATCGTCGGCGCCGAAGCCGACGTCACCGTCCTGATGAAGCCGAACGCCGACCCGCACTCCTTCGGTCTCTCGGCGGTGCAGGCCGCCGAGCTGGAACAGGCCGACCTGGTCGTCTACAACGGCCTGGGGCTTGAGGAGAACGTCCTGCGACACGTGGACGCCGCCCGCGAGTCCGGCGTCGCCACCTTCGCGGCCGGCGAGGCGGCCGACCCGCTCACCTTCCACACCGCGGACGACGGCGGTCCGGAGGACGAGGCGGGGCAGCCCGACCCGCACTTCTGGACCGACCCCGACCGGGTGCGCAAGGTCACGGACCTGATAGCCGACCAGGTCATCGAGCACGTCGACGGCGTGGACGCCCGCACGATACGCGCCAACGCCGACCGCTACGCGGGAGAACTCACGGACCTCACCGCCTGGATGGAGAAGTCCTTCGACCGCATCCCCGAGGACAAGCGGGCTCTGGTCACCAACCACCACGTCTTCGGCTACCTCGCCGACCGCTTCGGCTTCCGCGTGATCGGCGCGGTCATCCCCAGCGGCACCACGCTCGCCTCACCCAGCTCCTCCGACCTCCGCTCACTCACCGAGGCGATGCGGAGCGCGGACGTCGGCACCGTCTTCGCCGACTCCTCCCAGCCCCGACGGCTCGCCGAGGTGCTGCGCACGGAGATGGGCGGCGGGGTCCGGGTCGTCGAGCTCTACTCGGAGTCGCTCACCGCCGAGGGCGAGGGCGCCGACACGTACCTGCGCATGATGCGCGCCAACACCACCGCGATGGCCGACGGCCTGACCGGCGGGTGA
- the aztB gene encoding zinc ABC transporter permease AztB, with amino-acid sequence MEWLTAPFEVTFVQRALWGGILVSAICALAGTWVVLRGMAFLGDAMSHGLLPGVALAALLGVNLMAGAVISAAVMTAGVTALGRTPRLSQDTGIGLLFVGMLSLGVIIVSRSQSFAVDLTGILFGDVLAVRQQDLLVLATALLAALTVSVLGHRAFLALTFDPRKAETLGLRPRLAHAVLLGLLGLAIVASFHIVGTLLVLGLLIAPPAAALPWARGVRGVMALAALLGAAATFGGLLLSWHLSTAAGATVAALAVALFFLSHVLSGLRHRRTRRAPAPVPEAD; translated from the coding sequence ATGGAATGGCTGACGGCCCCGTTCGAGGTGACCTTCGTGCAGCGGGCTCTGTGGGGCGGGATCCTCGTGTCCGCGATCTGCGCGCTGGCGGGCACCTGGGTGGTGCTGCGGGGCATGGCGTTCCTCGGCGACGCCATGTCCCACGGACTGCTCCCGGGCGTCGCGCTGGCCGCGCTCCTCGGCGTGAACCTGATGGCGGGCGCGGTGATCAGCGCCGCCGTCATGACGGCCGGCGTCACCGCCCTCGGCCGTACCCCGCGGCTGTCCCAGGACACCGGCATAGGGCTGCTGTTCGTCGGCATGCTCTCGCTCGGAGTGATCATCGTGTCGCGCTCGCAGTCCTTCGCGGTCGACCTGACCGGAATCCTCTTCGGTGACGTCCTCGCCGTCAGGCAGCAGGACCTCCTCGTGCTCGCCACGGCGCTGCTCGCGGCGCTGACCGTGTCGGTTCTCGGCCACCGCGCCTTCCTGGCCCTGACGTTCGACCCGCGCAAGGCCGAGACCCTGGGGCTGCGGCCGCGCCTGGCGCACGCGGTGCTGCTGGGGCTGCTCGGGCTGGCGATCGTCGCCTCGTTCCACATCGTGGGGACGCTGCTCGTCCTCGGACTGCTCATCGCACCGCCGGCTGCCGCGCTGCCCTGGGCCCGCGGCGTGCGCGGGGTCATGGCGCTGGCCGCCCTGCTCGGCGCCGCGGCCACGTTCGGCGGGCTGCTGCTGTCGTGGCATCTGAGCACCGCCGCCGGCGCGACCGTGGCGGCCCTCGCGGTGGCCCTGTTCTTCCTCTCCCACGTGCTCTCCGGGCTGCGCCACCGCCGTACGCGCCGCGCCCCCGCCCCCGTACCCGAAGCCGACTGA
- the aztA gene encoding zinc ABC transporter ATP-binding protein AztA: MKTMFSKPSPSPAAPPARTARLQVSGLCAGYPGRTVLHEISTDIPELATTALVGPNGSGKSTLLGVLAGVIHPTSGELRRAGDRPPAFVPQRGAVGDTLPLTVRQTVEMGRWGERGPWRRLTRRDHAAVDTALDRLGIRDLASRQLGELSGGQRQRTLIAQGLSQESDLLLLDEPTTGLDPEARERIGALLAALVADGVTVVQATHDLESARAADACLLLRDGRLVGQGPPDEVLTTSALARIWQSL; encoded by the coding sequence ATGAAAACCATGTTCAGCAAACCGTCCCCCTCGCCCGCTGCCCCGCCCGCCCGGACAGCCCGCCTCCAGGTGTCCGGGCTGTGCGCCGGCTATCCGGGGCGTACCGTGCTGCACGAAATCAGCACAGACATACCCGAGTTGGCCACGACGGCCCTCGTCGGGCCGAACGGCAGCGGCAAGTCGACCCTGCTCGGCGTCCTCGCCGGTGTGATCCATCCGACATCCGGCGAGCTCCGCCGCGCCGGGGACCGGCCGCCCGCGTTCGTACCGCAGCGCGGAGCCGTCGGGGACACGCTGCCGCTCACCGTCCGGCAGACCGTGGAGATGGGGCGCTGGGGCGAGCGCGGGCCGTGGCGCCGGCTGACCCGCCGGGACCACGCGGCCGTGGACACGGCGCTCGATCGCCTCGGGATCCGGGACCTCGCCTCACGCCAACTGGGCGAGCTGTCGGGTGGACAGCGGCAGCGCACCCTCATCGCGCAAGGGCTGTCGCAGGAGTCGGACCTGCTGCTCCTCGACGAGCCCACCACCGGACTCGACCCGGAGGCGAGGGAGCGGATCGGGGCGCTGCTGGCGGCGCTCGTCGCCGACGGGGTGACGGTCGTCCAGGCCACGCACGACCTGGAGTCCGCCCGCGCGGCGGACGCCTGCCTCCTCCTCCGGGACGGCCGCCTCGTCGGTCAGGGCCCTCCGGACGAGGTCCTCACCACGTCGGCGCTGGCCCGCATCTGGCAGTCGCTCTAG
- a CDS encoding FAD-binding oxidoreductase — MTTATHTRTGTPAARLAARLDGRLLLPGDAGYDSARTVWNAMVDRRPRMIVRAASAADVQAAVRFAREHDLETGVRCGGHNVAGFAVPDGGLMIDLTPMGGVRVDPVRRLARVQGGALLGALDRATQPYGLATTAGNVSHTGVGGLTLGGGMGWLARQYGLACDNVESYTMVTADGEIVTASRTEHPELFWGLRGGGGNFGVVTEFAFRLHRTGTRTLVAEFDFRAEDAVPVLEGWRDLNAVAPREATFTAAVADGPAGGGPVATVGFVWVGDPERGRRLLPALRALGRPVATRITTPSYLELQCSEDSSGGHAYRRYSAGHYLRGFPAAAVEQFLLRGATDLRGAGNGAGLPGVGLQAHGGAIADVPDADAAFAHRGTTFEFGAGSRWTDPAEDDARMTAARAAGSALAPYANGVYVNSLTAHDGHRGIRRAYPAAKLARLTALKGVWDPHNVFHLNQNIPPAAS; from the coding sequence ATGACGACAGCGACGCACACCCGCACCGGCACGCCCGCAGCCCGCCTCGCCGCCCGCCTCGACGGCCGGCTCCTCCTCCCCGGCGACGCCGGGTACGACTCCGCCCGTACCGTCTGGAACGCCATGGTCGACCGCCGCCCCCGGATGATCGTCCGGGCCGCGAGCGCCGCCGACGTGCAGGCCGCGGTGCGCTTCGCCCGCGAGCACGACCTGGAGACGGGCGTCCGCTGCGGCGGGCACAACGTGGCCGGCTTCGCCGTCCCCGACGGCGGCCTGATGATCGACCTGACCCCCATGGGCGGCGTGCGCGTCGACCCGGTGCGGCGGCTGGCCCGCGTCCAGGGCGGCGCGCTGCTCGGCGCGCTGGACCGCGCGACGCAGCCGTACGGCCTGGCCACCACCGCGGGGAACGTCTCGCACACCGGCGTCGGCGGGCTCACCCTCGGCGGCGGCATGGGGTGGCTGGCCCGGCAGTACGGGCTCGCGTGCGACAACGTCGAGTCGTACACGATGGTCACCGCGGACGGCGAGATCGTGACGGCGAGCAGGACCGAGCACCCGGAGCTGTTCTGGGGGCTGCGCGGGGGCGGCGGCAACTTCGGCGTCGTCACCGAGTTCGCGTTCCGGCTGCACCGGACGGGCACGCGGACGCTCGTCGCCGAGTTCGACTTCCGCGCCGAGGACGCCGTGCCGGTGCTGGAGGGCTGGCGGGACCTGAACGCCGTCGCGCCGCGGGAGGCGACGTTCACGGCCGCCGTCGCCGACGGTCCCGCGGGCGGCGGTCCGGTGGCCACCGTCGGGTTCGTGTGGGTCGGCGACCCGGAGCGGGGGCGGCGGCTGCTGCCCGCGCTGCGCGCGCTCGGCCGGCCGGTCGCCACGCGGATCACCACGCCGTCGTACCTGGAACTGCAGTGCAGCGAGGACTCCAGCGGCGGCCACGCCTACCGCCGCTACTCCGCCGGCCACTATCTGCGCGGCTTCCCGGCCGCGGCCGTCGAGCAGTTCCTGCTGCGTGGCGCGACGGACCTGCGGGGCGCGGGCAACGGCGCCGGTCTGCCCGGGGTCGGGCTGCAGGCCCACGGCGGCGCCATCGCCGACGTCCCCGACGCCGACGCGGCGTTCGCCCACCGCGGTACGACGTTCGAGTTCGGCGCCGGGTCGCGCTGGACCGACCCGGCCGAGGACGACGCCCGGATGACCGCCGCCCGCGCCGCGGGCTCGGCGCTCGCCCCGTACGCGAACGGCGTCTACGTCAACTCGCTCACGGCCCACGACGGCCACCGGGGCATCCGCCGCGCCTACCCGGCGGCCAAGCTCGCCCGGCTGACCGCGCTGAAGGGCGTCTGGGATCCGCACAACGTCTTCCACCTCAACCAGAACATCCCCCCGGCCGCCTCCTGA
- a CDS encoding PLP-dependent aminotransferase family protein, translating to MRTNSSTAEDLLIELDRNRTRAEPLHRQVAASIRESVRAGRLRHGASLPPTRTLAAGLGVSRGVVVEAYQQLVAEGYLTSRAGGYTQVALEPGGARVAAAAPAAGPGTQGVAPAVDFGYGHTDVSTFPRAAWLRSVRTVFAATPDDRFAYLDGRGVPELHQALADYLNRVRGTSADPRHTVICSGFGQGVSLLIQVLAARGARRLAVEDPSPDDDARPLAAAAGMDVVGIPVGPDGILVGELEKADADAVVLTPSHQWPTGGVLSAAARARVIRWAKRRGALVIEDDYDAEYRYDRAPVGAIQGLAPGHVVYCGTASKTLVPGLRLGWMLVPPHLVDDVAQAKLLADRGSAVIDQLTFADFLARGEFDRHLRRMRPVYRRRRDALLAALDARLPELTPTGVAAGQHVVAWLPPDLDEAAVVAAAARRGVALRGVARYRLDPAGPGGLIFGYATLSERAITGGIARLSRAIGDVRAS from the coding sequence ATGCGGACCAATTCCAGCACCGCCGAGGACCTGCTCATCGAGCTGGACCGGAACCGCACCCGCGCGGAACCGCTGCACCGGCAGGTCGCGGCGTCGATCCGGGAGAGCGTACGGGCCGGCCGGCTGCGGCACGGCGCGTCGCTGCCGCCCACCCGCACGCTGGCCGCCGGCCTGGGGGTGTCGCGCGGGGTGGTGGTCGAGGCGTACCAGCAACTCGTCGCCGAGGGCTACCTGACCAGCCGCGCCGGCGGCTACACCCAGGTCGCGCTGGAGCCGGGCGGCGCTCGCGTCGCTGCCGCCGCCCCGGCCGCCGGCCCGGGGACGCAAGGGGTGGCGCCCGCGGTCGACTTCGGCTACGGCCACACCGACGTCTCCACGTTCCCCCGCGCCGCGTGGCTGCGTTCGGTGCGTACCGTCTTCGCCGCCACCCCCGACGACCGGTTCGCCTACCTCGACGGCCGGGGCGTCCCCGAGCTGCACCAGGCCCTCGCCGACTACCTCAACCGCGTCCGCGGCACCTCGGCCGACCCCCGGCACACCGTGATCTGCAGCGGGTTCGGCCAGGGCGTCTCGCTGCTCATCCAGGTCCTCGCCGCGCGGGGCGCCCGCCGGCTGGCCGTCGAGGACCCGTCGCCCGACGACGACGCCCGCCCGCTGGCCGCCGCGGCCGGGATGGACGTCGTCGGTATCCCGGTCGGTCCCGACGGCATCCTCGTCGGGGAGCTGGAGAAGGCCGACGCCGACGCCGTCGTGCTGACGCCCTCGCACCAGTGGCCCACCGGCGGGGTGCTGTCCGCCGCGGCCCGGGCCCGAGTGATCCGCTGGGCGAAGCGGCGCGGGGCGCTGGTGATCGAGGACGACTACGACGCGGAGTACCGCTACGACCGCGCCCCCGTCGGCGCGATCCAGGGCCTGGCGCCCGGGCACGTCGTCTACTGCGGTACGGCCAGCAAGACCCTCGTACCCGGGCTGCGCCTCGGCTGGATGCTGGTGCCGCCGCACCTCGTGGACGACGTCGCGCAGGCCAAGCTGCTCGCCGACCGCGGCTCGGCGGTCATCGACCAGTTGACGTTCGCCGACTTCCTCGCACGCGGCGAGTTCGACCGCCATCTGCGCCGCATGCGGCCCGTCTACCGCCGCCGCCGCGACGCCCTGCTGGCGGCGCTCGACGCCCGTCTGCCGGAGCTGACCCCCACCGGGGTCGCGGCCGGCCAGCACGTCGTCGCCTGGCTGCCGCCGGACCTCGACGAGGCGGCGGTCGTCGCCGCGGCCGCCCGCCGCGGCGTCGCGCTGCGCGGCGTCGCCCGCTACCGCCTCGACCCGGCCGGCCCCGGCGGCCTGATCTTCGGGTACGCGACCCTGTCCGAACGCGCCATCACCGGCGGAATCGCCAGGCTGTCCCGCGCGATCGGGGACGTACGGGCCTCGTAG
- a CDS encoding ThuA domain-containing protein, translating to MGDPRPTVHRRTLLGVAALGLVAASGAPAEARGKPKVLIYTGTTGYRHADAIDGGVGPIQNALDEAGISWVREDCDGLGGAVGNCDHPDQNPRIFTPENLAQYDAIFLFNASSQWLGGGRPGPLWDEEQRAAIRGFVNAGGGIAANHNAVDMGAGVTTWDWWDGGADSAVGTLMTGHAATDLNNVATVRVEDRRHPSTRDLPKEFGFGDEHYNFARSVRGDAHVLATLDEESYDPGPNAMGEDHPISWCKPYDGGRIWVTGMGHFAESYTANGGDNHLVKHLAGGIRWAAGKGAGGTCAPKQG from the coding sequence ATGGGTGACCCACGACCGACCGTTCACCGCCGCACGCTGTTGGGGGTGGCGGCGCTCGGGCTCGTCGCGGCATCGGGCGCACCCGCCGAGGCCAGGGGCAAGCCGAAGGTCCTGATCTACACCGGGACGACCGGATACCGCCACGCCGACGCGATCGACGGCGGCGTCGGCCCGATCCAGAACGCGCTGGACGAGGCCGGCATCTCATGGGTGCGGGAGGACTGCGACGGGCTCGGCGGGGCCGTCGGCAACTGCGACCACCCGGACCAGAACCCGCGCATCTTCACCCCGGAGAACCTGGCCCAGTATGACGCGATCTTCCTCTTCAACGCCTCGTCGCAGTGGCTCGGCGGCGGCCGCCCGGGCCCCCTGTGGGACGAGGAGCAGCGCGCCGCGATCCGCGGATTCGTCAACGCCGGGGGCGGCATCGCCGCCAACCACAACGCCGTCGACATGGGCGCCGGCGTCACCACCTGGGACTGGTGGGACGGCGGGGCCGACAGCGCGGTCGGCACGCTGATGACCGGCCACGCCGCCACCGACCTGAACAACGTCGCCACGGTGCGGGTCGAAGACCGCCGCCACCCCTCGACGCGCGATCTTCCCAAGGAGTTCGGATTCGGCGACGAGCACTACAACTTCGCCCGCAGCGTCCGCGGCGACGCGCATGTGCTGGCGACGCTCGACGAGGAGTCGTACGACCCCGGCCCGAACGCGATGGGCGAGGACCACCCGATCTCCTGGTGCAAGCCCTACGACGGCGGCCGCATCTGGGTGACCGGGATGGGCCACTTCGCCGAGTCCTACACGGCGAACGGCGGGGACAACCACCTCGTCAAGCACCTCGCCGGAGGCATCCGCTGGGCCGCCGGCAAGGGCGCCGGGGGAACGTGCGCACCGAAGCAGGGGTGA
- the gvpO gene encoding gas vesicle protein GvpO, translating to MSEQRDRRSASAAKSTSKRTSGAKAARVDGPEEAARHACRSLARLIDHQTEGVSAVRRAEDGWLVNVDVLEVPRIPDTTSLLATYAVEIDTGGRLLEYERIRRYRRGARDE from the coding sequence GTGTCCGAGCAACGTGACCGGCGGTCCGCTTCCGCCGCAAAGTCCACCTCGAAGCGCACTTCCGGGGCCAAGGCCGCCCGCGTCGACGGGCCCGAGGAGGCCGCCCGCCACGCGTGCCGCAGCCTGGCGCGGCTCATCGACCATCAGACCGAAGGCGTGTCGGCCGTGCGCCGGGCCGAGGACGGCTGGCTGGTGAACGTGGACGTGCTCGAAGTGCCGCGGATCCCGGACACGACCAGCCTGCTGGCGACCTACGCGGTGGAGATCGACACCGGGGGACGCCTCCTTGAGTACGAGCGCATCAGGCGCTACCGGCGCGGCGCACGGGACGAATGA
- the gvpJ gene encoding gas vesicle protein GvpJ, protein MATTNTTYNEAAVCVPRAGTLYDVLELILDRGMVIDVFVRVSLVGIEILKIDARIVVASVDTYLRFAEICNRLDLNEDLSSRTVPDLFAGMSRGVVTSGARRTARSLGGHVKEAIGIDEDEEEEDEEEREKPPPRKRATATRSKPARKTAPKTRGRSSRHSKAA, encoded by the coding sequence ATGGCGACGACGAACACGACGTACAACGAGGCCGCAGTCTGCGTCCCGCGCGCCGGAACCCTCTACGACGTCCTCGAACTGATCCTCGACCGCGGCATGGTCATCGACGTCTTCGTCCGCGTCTCGCTCGTCGGCATCGAGATTCTCAAGATCGACGCCCGCATCGTCGTCGCCAGCGTCGACACCTACCTCCGCTTCGCCGAGATCTGCAACCGCCTCGACCTCAACGAGGACCTCTCCAGCAGGACGGTCCCCGACCTCTTCGCCGGCATGTCCCGCGGTGTGGTCACGAGCGGCGCCCGGAGGACCGCCAGGTCCCTCGGCGGCCACGTCAAGGAGGCGATCGGTATCGACGAGGACGAGGAAGAGGAGGACGAGGAGGAGAGGGAGAAACCGCCGCCCCGCAAACGCGCCACGGCCACTCGCTCCAAGCCGGCCAGGAAGACCGCCCCGAAAACCCGCGGCCGTTCGAGCCGGCACTCCAAGGCGGCGTGA
- a CDS encoding GvpL/GvpF family gas vesicle protein yields MASSSLYVYAVVNAGLALPPGLRGVGRPPAPVRLLPAGELAAVVSDVPPDLRARRRDLTGHQDLLLTLCAVAPVLPMRFGMVAEGAGAVRRALDAAASVHLATLRRLDGRTEMNLKAMPAQGGVDALVRDDAAVRRLAVDVRGQPSYEGNVRLGSAIAEALSRRAAHAAEHVAQELVGLADECVRGTDVPGCVLNTSFLLPHTDADRCRELVDRRAAELRDRVEFRLTGPLPCYSFVPREGGRAAGGAARRPAAVRS; encoded by the coding sequence GTGGCGTCTTCCTCCCTCTACGTGTACGCCGTCGTCAACGCCGGCCTCGCCCTGCCGCCGGGCCTCCGCGGCGTGGGCAGGCCGCCGGCCCCGGTCCGGCTGCTGCCCGCGGGCGAGCTGGCGGCGGTCGTCAGCGACGTGCCGCCGGATCTGCGGGCACGCAGGCGCGACCTGACCGGCCACCAGGATCTGCTGCTGACGCTGTGCGCGGTGGCCCCGGTGCTGCCGATGCGGTTCGGGATGGTCGCCGAAGGCGCCGGGGCGGTCCGACGCGCCCTCGACGCCGCGGCCTCGGTGCACCTCGCCACTCTGCGACGGCTCGACGGCCGCACCGAGATGAACCTCAAGGCGATGCCCGCGCAGGGCGGCGTCGATGCCCTCGTAAGGGACGACGCGGCCGTGCGCCGGCTGGCGGTGGACGTCCGCGGGCAGCCCTCCTACGAGGGCAACGTCCGGCTCGGCTCGGCGATTGCCGAGGCCCTGAGCCGGCGGGCCGCGCACGCCGCCGAACACGTCGCGCAGGAACTGGTCGGGCTCGCGGACGAGTGTGTACGGGGCACCGACGTGCCCGGGTGCGTGCTCAACACCTCCTTCCTCCTCCCGCATACCGACGCCGACCGCTGCCGGGAGCTGGTCGACCGCAGGGCCGCCGAGCTGCGGGACCGGGTGGAGTTCCGGCTGACGGGCCCGCTGCCCTGCTACAGCTTCGTTCCCCGCGAGGGCGGCCGTGCCGCCGGCGGCGCGGCCCGGCGGCCCGCGGCGGTGAGGAGCTGA
- a CDS encoding gas vesicle protein GvpG produces the protein MGLLSGVLLLPLTPVRGVEWVADRLLDVAERELYDPGTLRVQLGELNRAYEAGELDEEEFEREEERLLDLLEGPGMALPTTPGDSGDYEDPGDSGNPDNPPSTGSGS, from the coding sequence ATGGGCCTGCTGAGCGGGGTACTGCTGCTGCCGCTGACCCCTGTGCGGGGCGTGGAGTGGGTGGCGGACCGGCTGCTGGACGTCGCGGAGCGCGAGCTGTACGACCCCGGCACGCTGCGGGTTCAGCTCGGCGAGCTGAACCGGGCGTACGAGGCGGGGGAACTCGACGAGGAGGAGTTCGAGCGCGAGGAGGAGCGCCTCCTCGACCTGCTGGAGGGGCCCGGCATGGCCCTCCCGACCACGCCGGGCGACTCCGGCGACTACGAAGACCCCGGTGATTCCGGCAACCCCGACAACCCTCCAAGCACAGGAAGTGGGTCATGA
- a CDS encoding SRPBCC family protein, giving the protein MTPQRRSADTDDSPGPKPLELLREELVSYLGAVGKHALGKATDKLTDIADPGKLAQGDGGALAKTVARATRGENPVKALTTEKAKDAADKVTGKVTGKVTGKAKEALGMEGDGVEPGDLKAINIIEHVDIGRPLRVVYDHFTQFEEFGGFMNGVSSVTRDEDDETKSTWKVRVWPSTRSYEATVWEQVPDQRIVWTSEGSMATTSGAVSFHRLDDELTRVTVVVEYYPSGFLEKTANVWRAQGRRLRLDLKHFQRFVTLQPEDAEGWRGEIRDGEVVRSHDEAVEEEGEEEYDEEDEDEEEAAEEEEEEEEDEDGGGRRRRGGRRK; this is encoded by the coding sequence ATGACACCACAGCGCAGAAGCGCCGACACCGACGACAGCCCCGGCCCCAAGCCGCTGGAGCTGTTGCGCGAAGAACTCGTGTCGTACCTGGGCGCCGTGGGGAAGCACGCACTCGGCAAAGCCACCGACAAACTCACCGACATCGCCGACCCGGGCAAACTCGCGCAGGGCGACGGAGGTGCCCTCGCCAAGACCGTCGCGCGCGCCACCAGGGGCGAGAACCCCGTGAAGGCCCTGACCACGGAGAAGGCGAAGGACGCCGCGGACAAGGTCACCGGAAAGGTCACGGGCAAGGTCACGGGCAAGGCGAAGGAAGCCCTCGGCATGGAAGGCGACGGGGTCGAGCCCGGCGACCTCAAAGCCATCAACATCATCGAGCACGTCGACATCGGGCGCCCGCTGCGCGTGGTCTACGACCACTTCACGCAGTTCGAGGAGTTCGGCGGCTTCATGAACGGCGTCAGCAGCGTCACCCGGGACGAGGACGACGAGACCAAGTCCACCTGGAAAGTGCGCGTCTGGCCCTCCACCCGCAGCTATGAGGCGACCGTCTGGGAGCAGGTCCCGGACCAGCGGATCGTGTGGACCTCCGAGGGTTCGATGGCCACCACCAGCGGCGCCGTGAGCTTTCACCGCCTGGACGACGAGCTGACGCGCGTCACGGTGGTCGTCGAGTACTACCCCTCCGGATTCCTCGAGAAGACCGCGAACGTCTGGCGCGCCCAGGGCCGCCGCCTCCGTCTGGACCTCAAGCACTTCCAGCGCTTCGTCACGCTGCAGCCGGAGGACGCGGAGGGCTGGCGGGGCGAGATCCGCGACGGCGAGGTCGTGCGCAGCCACGACGAGGCCGTCGAGGAGGAAGGCGAGGAGGAGTACGACGAGGAGGACGAGGACGAGGAAGAGGCGGCTGAGGAGGAGGAAGAAGAAGAAGAAGACGAGGACGGTGGCGGCCGGCGGCGGCGAGGGGGCCGGCGGAAGTGA